The sequence CAAAAAATGGCACGCTGACGATTATGGTGGGCGGAGAGGCTAAAGATTTTGAGGAAAGCAAACCGTTGTTGGAGGTTTTGGGTAAAACCATTCGCCTGTGTGGACCGATGGGGAGTGGTCAAGCGGTTAAACTGTGTAACCAGGTTTTGGGGGCGGTTCATGCGGTGGCGTTGTGTGAAGCGATGCAGTTGGCACAGCAGCAGGATATTGACCCGAACTTAATTGTAGAGGTTTGCAGTACGGGGGCGGCTGGTTCTTGGGCGCTGTCGAATTTAGGACCGAAAATTGCGGCGTCGGATTTCCAACCGGGTTTTATGATTAAGCATATCCTGAAGGATTTAAGATTGGTGCAGGAGACATTAAATTCATCGCCTCAGGAATTGCCAGGAGTGGAACTTGCTGACCGTTTGTTTAAGATGGTTCAAGAGTTTGATAGTGGTAAAGGAGGGGAACAGGGGACTCAAGCAATGATTCGCGCTTATCGGAAGTCCTAGTGCAGCGCGGTGGAAATATGTGAGTAGCTTTGTAGGTGTGGAGGAGCTGGGGAAGCTGGGGAAGCTGGGGAAGCTGGGGGAGATATTAGCTGTTCAGTTATTTCTGCCTTCTTGCACTAGTGTAAGAAGGCAGAAGGACATAATGTAACAAAAGTTACGCATTTGTAGGGGCGGGTTTAGGGACATTTGTAGGGGCGGGTTTAGGGACATTTGTAGGGGCGGGTTTAGGGACTAAATTCAGCTATTCACCGATAACCTCTCAACAAAACCCGCCCTCCTCACCGATAACCTCTCAACAAAACCCGCCCTCCTCACCGATAACCTCTCAACAAAACCCGCCCTCCTCACTTCCCCACAGAGTTAGAACTATTACCAGTTTGGATATGCAGTAAGATAGAAAGTTAACGTGAAGCCAAACGCGGCAGTTCATCAATCGTTGTTATTGTTCCTATCCTTAACCAGCAATGACCTCAACTCCTGCCCAATCCTTTGACTGGAATGCCTTAGCCTCGGAATTCGCGGGGATAGAAACGATTACTGAACCGACTCAGGTGGCTAAGTTATCTTTAGACTATTACCATTTCAGTCCGGTTCTGCAACCCCTGTTAGAGGATAAGCGAGGGAATCTGGTGGTACGCCCTCAGACTGAAGCAGAAGTTTTACAGGTGGCGCGAATCTGTGTCAAGCACAAAGTTCCCCTGACGATTCGAGGCGCGGGAACCGGAAATTATGGGCAATGTATTCCGCTGCACGGTGGAGTAATTTTGGATACCACCCGGATGAATGGGATTCGTTGGATTAAACGGGGTAAGACTTGTGTGGAACCGGGGGTGAAGTTAGCGGCGTTTGATAAACAGGCGCGGAAAATCGGCTGGGAATGGCGGATGGTGCCTTCAACGTACCGCAGCGCCACGATTGGTGGCTTTATTGGGGGCGGAAGTGGGGGAATTGGTTCAATTAATTACGGGCAATTGCGCGATCGCGGCAATCTTTTGGCGGTGCGTGTGGTTACACTGGAGGACGAACCCCGTGTGATTGAGTTACGGGGAGATGATGTGCAGAAGGTGAATCACGCCTATGGCACGAATGGGATTATTACGGAGTTAGAAGTTCCCCTCGCCCCCGCTTATGCCTGGGTAGAGGTTATTGTTATTTTCGATAACTTTATCACGGCTGCCCAGTTTGGTCAGGCTTTAGGTGATGCGGATGGGTTGGTGAAAAAGTTGATTAGTATTCATGCTCATCCCATCCCAACCTATTTTAGTGGATTGAAGCAATATCTACCCGATGGGAAACACGGTGCTTTATTAACGATAGCGGAGTCTTGTTTAGAACCGTTTCAGGAATTAGTGCGGGAGTATGGCGGGGAAATTACCTATCAAAAATCTGCTCAAGATGGGAGTAAAGGCACAAGTTTAGCTGAGTTTACCTGGAATCATACGACATTACACGCCCGGAGTATTGACGGAACACTGACGTATTTACAAACCTTCTTTTTTACGTTGGAACGGGTAGAGAAATTGTATGATCATTTTGGCGATGAAGTGATGATGCATTTAGAGTTTCTGCGGGTAAATGGTCAAGCAATTCCAGCCGGATTACAACTGGTTCGCTATACCACAGAGGAACGGTTAAATGAGATTATTCGCTATCACGAAGAACAGGGGGCGTTTATTGCCAATCCCCATACTTATATTCTGGAAGATGGGGGACGTAAGACGATTGATGTGGAACAGGTACAGTTTAAGGAACAGGTTGATCCTTATGGGTTGATGAATCCAGGTAAGATGCGAGGATGGGAGGAGCGAGAATAGAGTTCTTATCAATAATCATACATGACCGATTTTGCTAAAATAGTTATACGTCAGGTGGAAAAGAAAATTTATGACTTACTACATCAAAACTCAATTGCGTGGTTTTATTGGTGTTGGACTGATTATTGTCAGTTTAACACTAACCTTTGGTAGAGAAGGTATGCGGCAAAGGTTAATCTGTCAAATTCCCGGCTACAATATTCAACCTGAGTGCCAAATCAAACCCTAAAAACGCCAGTTCAATAATCGCATCATCTACTACAATTCAGTCAATTATAAGATTGGCTAATTCTACCTATATAAGGGCGGGTTTTGTTATTCCGTTATCGGTGAATAGGTGAATTTAGTCCCTAAACCCGCCCCTACAATTGTTCCTAAACCCGCCCCTACATTATCTATGGATTGGGATTATATTATTTTCGTTTAAACGGGGATCATTCTTTATTACAATCTTCTTTCCTTCTGCCATTTGTCTTATAGTTTAATTGGACTAAGTTTAGAACTAAAACACAAAAATGCACAGTTTTATCCCTCCAGAACGCTTCTTTCCTTATCTTACCTGGACAGATATCCAGACTATACCCGATAAGGAAAATGTGGTGATTATTCAACCCGTTGGCGCGATTGAACAACATGGTCATCATTTGCCCTTAGTTGTAGATTCGGCGATTGGTGTGGGGGTTCTGGGGAAAGCCCTCGCCCAACTGGAACCGACTATCCCCGCTTATGCATTGCCGAATTTATTTTACGGGAAATCGAACGAACATTGGCATTTTCCCGGAACGATTACCCTCAGCGCCCAAACGTTGCTGGCGGTGTTAATGGAGGTTGCGGATAGTATTTATCGGGCGGGATTCCGTAAATTAGTGCTGATGAATTCCCACGGTGGACAACCTCAGATCATGGAAATTGCGGCGCGAGATATTCATCAAAAGTATGGCGATTTTCTAGTATTTCCTCTGTTTACCTGGCGGGTTCCCAATGTGGCGAAAGAGTTAATTTCAGCTAAGGAGTTGGAATTGGGAATTCATGCGGGAGATGCGGAAACGAGTTTGATGTTATCCCTATTACCGGAACAGGTGAAAATGGAACGGGCGGTGGCTGAATATCCTCAAGGATTACCGGAAGATAGTTTATTGAGTATGGAGGGGAAGTTACCTTTTGCTTGGTTGACGCAAGAATTGAGTCAGAGTGGGACTTTGGGTGATCCCACACCAGCAACGAAGGAAAAAGGCGATCGCATCCTAGAGTCTTTGGTATCCGGTTGGGTAAAGGTAATCCAGGATATCTATCGGTTTCGTCAACCTCAAGGTAAGTAAGGGAACGTGCGATCGCGTGAGTTATGAGTTAGTCTATCTCTGGATGTTGGGTGGGGTGAGGGGATTCGGGGGGATGGATTTCGCGATCGCCCCTCGTTTTATCATTTAACTGGTTCATCACCCAAGTTAAAATTCCATTAGCCGATGGAACATCAGAATAGTAACACGAAGTCGCGACATCAAAGGATGGCAAAGGGCGACCCGAGGAAATTGAGTGGACTACAGTTGTTCATTGGTGCAAGCGGGTCGCCCCTACATGGTTGATCAGGTGTTTTTTATCGGGTTTGTAGTCAGGGTTTTAGCCTAAGCAGGTGCAAAATGTTAGTCATAACAAATACAAAAATCCGCGATCGCTACCTTGTCGCCAACGCCGCTAACCTCTGTAAAATCTGAAGGACAGGATATAACTCATTCTCTGGTCGATATAGAGAGAACTCTGTGGAAAAGGTATATTGGGGTATCTCACCGAACAATACTTTAATGAACATAAAATGACTACCATTCGTGACTAATCCAAAAGTGGGTTGCTCAGTATTTGGATTTGCCATCATGTAAAATAGGGTTTGCGCTGTTGCATCTTTTAGAGCAAATCCGGCTTGTTTTGACTCAACAACCGCAACCCATAGTTGTTGCTGTAACAACAAGATATCAATTCGCCCCCAAACCGTTCTTTCTCTAGTCTCTATCGCTACATCTACCCGTTTTTCCAAGACTGGATGTAGCGGAGGACGGTAAAATCCTGCGAGTGATAGTAGGGGCGAAAGTACCACCATTTTTACCAAATATTCTAACATTGGATATTTGTTGAGATAGAGAAACTCTGTTTTGACCCGATCTAAGGTTTGCTTTTCTAAATCGTTGAGTTCTGATAAATTGTCCTGGGCTTCAGGGAAGAAGGTAGAATCGTCTAGAACGTGCCGAAGATTGAATTGGTTTTCAACCTGTGCCAGTGTTAGTTCATGGGCAGGGATAACTTGTGTCATTGCTGCTGTCAGTGTTATTCAAGAAAACGATTACCTTATTTAACACCTTACATACAATTGGCTGACCCTTAATTGGTGCAAGATTGTAGTTAAGGCACAGAAGCGTCTGTGCAGGCAGATTAGATTACTGTAACTCCAGAGGTGCAAGTGTTGGTGGATAATTAGTGAGATTTACCTGAAGCGTGTGACCCGATTCAGGATTAAATAGGATAAGTCACCAAAAATAGTAACCTTTCGTGTCTGACAAGCCTAAACCGTCTCGTTCCCTTGCTGGAATTGCCTCAATTGTGGCAATTGCCACCCTGATTAGTAAAATTTTTGGCTTAGTCCGTGAACAAGCGATCGCGGCGGCGTTTGGTGTGGGTCCGGTGGTGAATGCTTATGCCTACGCCTACGTGATTCCAGGCTTTCTGCTGATTTTACTGGGTGGGATAAATGGTCCGTTTCATAGCGCCTTGGTGAGTGTGTTGGCAAAACGGGATAAATCGGAAGCCGCCCCTCTGGTGGAAACGGTGACGACTCTGGTGAGTGGGATATTGTTGCTGGTGACGATTATCTTAATTCTATTTGCGCCCACCTTTATCGATATCCTCGCCCCAGGATTGGAGGAACCCGCGCGATCGCTGGCGGTTCAACAGTTGCAAATTATGGCACCGTTGGCGGTTCTGGCGGGGTTGATTGGGATTGGTTTCGGTACGCTGAATGCTTCAGATCAATATTGGTTACCCAGTGTTAGCCCTTTATTTTCCAGTTTGGCGGTGATTGGTGGCTTAGGGATATTGGCACTTTATTCGGGAGGGCAAGTTAATCAGCCTGAGTATATCCGCTTGGGCAGTATTGTGTTAGCTGTGGGAACTCTAGCCGGGGCAATTTGGCAATGGGTGATGCAACTGATTGCCCAGTCGCGATCGGGGATGGGGCGGTTACGGTTGCGCTTTAATTGGCAGCTTCCAGGGGTGAAGGAGGTGATGCGGGTGATGGCACCAGCGACGCTATCCTCTGGGATGTTACATATTAATGTGTATACCGATCTGTTTTTCGCCTCGTTTATCCCCAATGCGGCGGCGGCGATGCGCTATTCCAATTTTATTGTGCTGACGCCTCTGGGAATTATTTCTAATATGATCTTGGTGCCGATGCTGCCTGTATTTTCCCGGTTAGCGGCGCCGGA comes from Coleofasciculus chthonoplastes PCC 7420 and encodes:
- a CDS encoding FAD-binding oxidoreductase, whose product is MTSTPAQSFDWNALASEFAGIETITEPTQVAKLSLDYYHFSPVLQPLLEDKRGNLVVRPQTEAEVLQVARICVKHKVPLTIRGAGTGNYGQCIPLHGGVILDTTRMNGIRWIKRGKTCVEPGVKLAAFDKQARKIGWEWRMVPSTYRSATIGGFIGGGSGGIGSINYGQLRDRGNLLAVRVVTLEDEPRVIELRGDDVQKVNHAYGTNGIITELEVPLAPAYAWVEVIVIFDNFITAAQFGQALGDADGLVKKLISIHAHPIPTYFSGLKQYLPDGKHGALLTIAESCLEPFQELVREYGGEITYQKSAQDGSKGTSLAEFTWNHTTLHARSIDGTLTYLQTFFFTLERVEKLYDHFGDEVMMHLEFLRVNGQAIPAGLQLVRYTTEERLNEIIRYHEEQGAFIANPHTYILEDGGRKTIDVEQVQFKEQVDPYGLMNPGKMRGWEERE
- a CDS encoding NAD(P)-dependent oxidoreductase gives rise to the protein MNQQIAFIGLGVMGGPMAANLAREGYAVKAWNRTPNRPGVEVAAEAGVTVVSSIREAVASADVIFSCVSDVPDVKEVLLGTGGVAESARPGTLVIDTSTIGPEAAREIGTQLQQHNLRFLDAPISGGDIGAKNGTLTIMVGGEAKDFEESKPLLEVLGKTIRLCGPMGSGQAVKLCNQVLGAVHAVALCEAMQLAQQQDIDPNLIVEVCSTGAAGSWALSNLGPKIAASDFQPGFMIKHILKDLRLVQETLNSSPQELPGVELADRLFKMVQEFDSGKGGEQGTQAMIRAYRKS
- the murJ gene encoding murein biosynthesis integral membrane protein MurJ is translated as MSDKPKPSRSLAGIASIVAIATLISKIFGLVREQAIAAAFGVGPVVNAYAYAYVIPGFLLILLGGINGPFHSALVSVLAKRDKSEAAPLVETVTTLVSGILLLVTIILILFAPTFIDILAPGLEEPARSLAVQQLQIMAPLAVLAGLIGIGFGTLNASDQYWLPSVSPLFSSLAVIGGLGILALYSGGQVNQPEYIRLGSIVLAVGTLAGAIWQWVMQLIAQSRSGMGRLRLRFNWQLPGVKEVMRVMAPATLSSGMLHINVYTDLFFASFIPNAAAAMRYSNFIVLTPLGIISNMILVPMLPVFSRLAAPENWVELKVRIRQGLLLTALTMLPLTAIFISLSVPIVRVIYERYAFGAEASQIVAPVLMAYGFGMFFYLARDVLVRVFYALGDGETPFRISIANIFINALLDYLLVNAFATPGLVFATIGVNIISMSWLLWVLNRRLHGLPLGEWGIALVGLAGSSVVAGLGSWGVSWGWQQVLGSENLLLQVLQLSLAMSVALGIFAVLVARLKLPEVDILVSRLRQKLGK
- a CDS encoding creatininase family protein, with translation MHSFIPPERFFPYLTWTDIQTIPDKENVVIIQPVGAIEQHGHHLPLVVDSAIGVGVLGKALAQLEPTIPAYALPNLFYGKSNEHWHFPGTITLSAQTLLAVLMEVADSIYRAGFRKLVLMNSHGGQPQIMEIAARDIHQKYGDFLVFPLFTWRVPNVAKELISAKELELGIHAGDAETSLMLSLLPEQVKMERAVAEYPQGLPEDSLLSMEGKLPFAWLTQELSQSGTLGDPTPATKEKGDRILESLVSGWVKVIQDIYRFRQPQGK